In the Aromatoleum bremense genome, one interval contains:
- the ptsP gene encoding phosphoenolpyruvate--protein phosphotransferase, which produces MPFTIHGLPVSQGIAIGHVHLVSHAMLEVNHYHVASKYLPEEMDRLDEAVATVQGELIGLKAAATAGQSHSEVGAFVDLQLMMLSDPMLVDAARELIEARRCNAEWALVQQMEHVVEQFEQIEDPYLRERKADVVQVVERLVKVLLGHPGHLPPKRRDGLGTIVVAHDLSPADTIGFRDHNIGGFVTDVGGPTSHTAIVARSLRIPAVVGLHHIRQLVEEDELLIIDGTRGVVIVGPDEHIVEEYRLRRTELEVERSKLNRLKDTRATTLDGENVNLLANIEGPKDLNQVKAVNADGVGLYRTEFLFIGRDALPDEEEQYEAYRAVLKSMPGKPVTIRTFDVGADKALNGVGARFEPNPALGLRAIRYSLAEPQMFKTQLRALLRASVHGQLQIMIPMLAHAHEIDQTLMLIDKAKAELRAEQINFDERMAVGGMIEVPAAALALGMFIRRLSFLSIGTNDLIQYTLAIDRSDEAVVHLYDPLHPAVLKLISGTIQAGARFGLPVSVCGEMAGDPAYTLLLLGMGLRNFSMHPGNILEIKQQVLRADVGELAPRVQRILKMDEQSKIREAVLRLPG; this is translated from the coding sequence ATGCCGTTCACGATCCACGGCCTGCCGGTTTCACAGGGCATCGCGATCGGCCACGTCCATCTCGTCTCGCACGCGATGCTCGAGGTCAATCACTACCACGTCGCGAGCAAATACCTGCCCGAGGAAATGGACCGCCTCGACGAAGCGGTGGCGACGGTGCAGGGCGAGCTGATCGGCCTCAAGGCCGCCGCGACCGCGGGCCAGTCGCACAGCGAGGTCGGCGCCTTCGTCGATCTGCAGCTGATGATGCTGTCCGATCCAATGCTTGTCGACGCCGCGCGCGAACTGATCGAAGCGCGTCGCTGCAACGCCGAGTGGGCACTCGTTCAGCAGATGGAGCACGTCGTCGAGCAGTTCGAGCAGATCGAGGATCCCTATCTGCGCGAACGCAAGGCCGACGTCGTGCAGGTCGTCGAGCGCCTCGTCAAGGTGCTGCTCGGTCATCCGGGTCACCTGCCGCCGAAACGCCGCGACGGGCTCGGCACGATCGTCGTCGCGCACGACCTGTCGCCGGCCGACACGATCGGTTTTCGCGACCACAACATCGGCGGCTTCGTCACCGACGTCGGCGGCCCGACCAGCCACACTGCGATCGTCGCGCGCAGCCTCCGCATCCCGGCGGTCGTCGGCCTGCACCACATCCGCCAGCTCGTCGAGGAGGACGAGCTCCTGATCATCGACGGCACGCGCGGCGTCGTCATCGTCGGACCCGACGAGCATATCGTCGAGGAATACCGGCTGCGCCGCACCGAGCTCGAAGTCGAGCGCTCGAAGCTCAACCGGCTCAAGGACACGCGCGCGACGACGCTCGACGGCGAGAACGTCAACCTGCTGGCGAACATCGAGGGGCCGAAGGACCTCAACCAGGTCAAGGCCGTCAATGCCGACGGCGTCGGCCTGTACCGCACCGAGTTCCTGTTCATCGGCCGCGACGCGCTGCCCGACGAGGAGGAACAGTACGAAGCCTATCGCGCCGTGCTGAAGTCGATGCCCGGCAAGCCGGTGACGATTCGCACGTTCGACGTCGGCGCGGACAAGGCGCTCAACGGCGTCGGCGCGCGCTTCGAACCGAATCCGGCCCTCGGATTGCGCGCGATCCGCTATTCGCTCGCCGAACCGCAGATGTTCAAGACGCAGTTGCGTGCGCTGCTGCGGGCCTCCGTCCACGGCCAGCTGCAGATCATGATCCCGATGCTCGCGCATGCGCACGAAATCGACCAGACGCTGATGCTGATCGACAAGGCCAAGGCCGAACTGCGCGCCGAACAGATCAACTTCGACGAACGGATGGCCGTGGGCGGCATGATCGAAGTGCCGGCGGCCGCGCTCGCCCTCGGCATGTTCATCCGGCGCCTGTCGTTCCTGTCGATCGGCACGAACGACCTGATCCAGTACACGCTCGCGATCGACCGCTCGGACGAGGCCGTGGTGCATCTGTACGACCCGCTCCACCCGGCAGTGCTGAAGCTGATCAGCGGCACGATCCAGGCTGGCGCACGCTTCGGCCTGCCGGTATCGGTATGCGGCGAGATGGCAGGCGACCCGGCCTACACGCTGCTGCTGCTCGGCATGGGCCTGCGCAATTTCTCGATGCATCCCGGCAACATCCTCGAGATCAAGCAGCAGGTGCTGCGCGCCGACGTCGGCGAACTCGCGCCGCGGGTGCAGCGCATCCTGAAGATGGACGAGCAGTCGAAGATACGCGAGGCGGTGCTGCGACTGCCAGGGTAA
- the siaA gene encoding biofilm regulation protein phosphatase SiaA (SiaB is a threonine kinase acting on SiaC; SiaA is the matching phosphatase.) — protein sequence MRWKSGLWLAALLALLLLFALLAGRAGLDAFRDHFGAGFARNHALLQAQKLVTLITRELSLSQRLAELESVRRFLRGGDASGQAGVDAERFRRAFTDASVFLIAHDSGHYYFSDGTAPDAWVKPSYTLQRGDPKDGWYFATVRDARPYALNVNVDEKLKVTKVWFNVLVREDEGGRILGLAGSGLDLTRFLATFVGTVDSGVTNFIINGDGAILAHPDESLIEYAALTKAAPRRTLHGLVEDGADRKALDGMLAGLREAPGSGGGVLRVDLQGQPRVLGAAYVPELDWYVITAVDLGAAQVIDETVLWPLALGAIALLLLFAAAVSMGVDRLILRPLVRLTDSARRIAAGDYRQRLRTRRSDELGSLTRAFDDMARQIDAHTSELESRVAERTRDLAQAHDRIAATHRQIQDSIRYAGLIQHAMLPHRELLRALPDDHFVLWQPRDTVGGDFYLFREAPGQFLIGIVDCAGHGVPGAFMTMIAHAGFDLAVQELGLSDPAALLRRMDSATRTLLPGDAASRHLATNMDVGLCHVDLATGRVTFAGAHAELYRCEGTRCEQIRGSRRSIGERRRAIYENVILADGPSCTYYLTTDGFLDQAGGERGYGFGNRRFADALGGIAAQPMKSQEEALRRRLADHQGSCPQRDDIAVIGFRVPGRAAAPDPVSGG from the coding sequence TTGCGGTGGAAATCGGGCCTGTGGCTCGCGGCGCTGCTCGCGCTGCTGTTGCTGTTCGCGCTGCTGGCCGGACGGGCTGGCCTCGACGCCTTCCGCGATCATTTCGGCGCCGGCTTCGCGCGCAACCACGCGCTGCTGCAGGCGCAGAAGCTGGTCACGCTGATCACGCGCGAATTGAGCCTGTCGCAGCGGCTCGCCGAACTCGAAAGCGTGCGGCGCTTCCTGCGCGGCGGAGACGCCTCGGGGCAGGCGGGCGTCGATGCGGAACGGTTCCGGCGCGCGTTCACCGACGCTTCGGTGTTCCTCATCGCCCATGACAGCGGGCACTACTACTTCAGCGACGGCACCGCGCCCGATGCCTGGGTGAAGCCGAGCTACACGCTGCAGCGCGGCGACCCCAAGGACGGGTGGTATTTCGCCACCGTCCGCGACGCACGCCCGTATGCACTGAACGTCAACGTCGACGAAAAGCTCAAGGTCACGAAAGTCTGGTTCAACGTGCTGGTGCGCGAAGACGAAGGCGGGCGCATTCTCGGCCTGGCCGGCTCCGGCCTCGACCTCACGCGCTTTCTCGCCACCTTCGTCGGCACCGTCGATTCGGGCGTCACGAACTTCATCATCAACGGCGACGGCGCGATCCTCGCCCACCCCGACGAGTCCCTGATCGAGTACGCGGCGCTGACCAAGGCGGCCCCCCGGCGCACGCTGCACGGGCTCGTCGAGGACGGCGCGGACCGCAAAGCGCTGGACGGCATGCTCGCGGGCCTGCGCGAGGCGCCGGGCAGCGGCGGCGGCGTCCTGCGCGTCGATCTGCAGGGCCAGCCGCGCGTCCTCGGTGCAGCCTACGTGCCGGAGCTCGACTGGTACGTGATCACCGCCGTCGACCTGGGCGCCGCGCAGGTCATCGACGAAACCGTGCTGTGGCCGCTCGCGCTCGGCGCGATCGCGCTGCTGCTGCTGTTCGCGGCCGCCGTCAGCATGGGCGTCGACCGGCTGATCCTGCGGCCCCTGGTGCGCCTGACCGACTCCGCGCGGCGCATCGCCGCGGGCGATTACCGCCAGCGCCTGCGTACGCGCCGCAGCGACGAACTCGGCTCCCTGACGCGCGCCTTCGACGACATGGCGCGCCAGATCGACGCCCACACCAGCGAGTTGGAAAGCCGGGTCGCCGAACGCACCCGCGACCTCGCGCAGGCGCACGACCGCATTGCCGCGACGCACCGGCAGATCCAGGACAGCATTCGCTACGCCGGCCTGATCCAGCACGCGATGCTGCCGCACCGTGAGCTGCTGCGCGCGCTGCCCGACGACCACTTTGTGCTGTGGCAGCCGCGCGACACCGTCGGCGGAGATTTCTACCTGTTCCGCGAGGCGCCGGGGCAGTTCCTCATCGGCATCGTCGATTGCGCAGGGCACGGCGTGCCCGGCGCGTTCATGACGATGATCGCGCACGCCGGCTTCGACCTGGCCGTCCAGGAACTCGGACTGTCGGATCCCGCGGCCCTGCTGAGGCGCATGGACAGCGCGACGCGTACGCTGCTGCCGGGCGACGCCGCGAGCCGCCACCTCGCGACCAACATGGACGTGGGCCTGTGCCACGTCGACCTCGCGACCGGCCGCGTAACCTTCGCCGGCGCGCACGCCGAGCTCTACCGCTGCGAGGGCACGCGGTGCGAGCAGATTCGCGGCAGCCGACGCAGCATCGGCGAGCGGCGGCGCGCGATTTACGAGAATGTCATCCTCGCCGACGGCCCCAGCTGCACGTATTATCTGACTACCGACGGGTTCCTGGACCAGGCCGGGGGCGAACGCGGCTACGGCTTCGGCAATCGCCGCTTCGCAGACGCGCTGGGCGGGATCGCGGCGCAGCCGATGAAGAGCCAGGAAGAAGCGCTGCGGCGACGCCTGGCCGATCACCAGGGAAGCTGTCCGCAGCGCGATGACATCGCGGTGATCGGTTTTCGTGTTCCCGGTCGGGCCGCCGCGCCCGACCCCGTTTCCGGGGGGTGA
- the siaB gene encoding biofilm regulation protein kinase SiaB, with amino-acid sequence MEEVDVLSLREAFSRQGIMLGFNGPFSATLMEEIGKALRKHMEGLAESPSAITDVFSAYIELSQNIRHYAASSGVSGAAAEATIIVSRDEAGHYVVSAGNVVLHDDGEALVARIGELAALDKAALKAAFKTQMRKPRDPEAKTGAGLGLIDLARRASQPLACGVKPLDSQHAFFSLRVVI; translated from the coding sequence ATGGAAGAGGTGGATGTGTTGTCCCTGCGCGAAGCGTTCTCGCGCCAGGGAATCATGCTGGGCTTCAACGGCCCGTTCTCGGCCACGCTGATGGAGGAGATCGGCAAGGCCCTGCGCAAGCACATGGAGGGGCTCGCCGAATCCCCCTCGGCGATCACCGACGTTTTTTCGGCATATATCGAGCTGAGCCAGAACATCCGCCACTACGCCGCGTCGAGCGGCGTGAGCGGGGCCGCGGCCGAAGCGACGATCATCGTTTCCCGCGACGAGGCGGGGCATTACGTGGTCAGTGCCGGCAATGTCGTGCTCCATGACGATGGCGAGGCGCTGGTCGCGCGCATCGGCGAACTCGCCGCACTCGACAAGGCCGCGCTGAAAGCCGCGTTCAAGACCCAGATGCGCAAACCCCGCGACCCGGAGGCGAAGACCGGCGCCGGACTCGGGCTGATCGACCTGGCGCGCCGCGCGAGCCAGCCGCTCGCCTGCGGCGTAAAACCCCTTGACTCCCAACACGCCTTCTTCAGCCTGCGCGTGGTGATTTGA
- the siaC gene encoding biofilm regulation phosphoprotein SiaC: protein MNDFEIPATESTPLIRTDRAAGRLEMSGDSYPENSFELFQPVLDWIAGFLGQLLQPLTLELKLLYLNTSSVRAMMDIFDALQDAHDRGQPVEVNWRYDRDNERVADLAAEFKEDYSFPFEIIPGS, encoded by the coding sequence GTGAACGATTTCGAGATTCCCGCCACCGAATCAACTCCCCTCATCCGCACCGACCGCGCAGCCGGGCGGCTGGAAATGAGCGGCGATTCCTATCCGGAAAATTCCTTCGAACTGTTCCAGCCGGTCCTCGACTGGATCGCCGGCTTTCTCGGCCAGCTCCTGCAGCCACTGACGCTCGAGCTGAAACTGCTGTATCTCAACACGAGCAGCGTGCGTGCGATGATGGACATCTTCGACGCCCTCCAGGACGCGCACGATCGGGGGCAGCCGGTCGAGGTGAATTGGCGCTACGACCGTGACAACGAGCGCGTCGCCGATCTGGCTGCCGAATTCAAGGAAGACTACAGCTTCCCCTTCGAGATCATTCCCGGTTCCTAG
- the siaD gene encoding biofilm regulation diguanylate cyclase SiaD encodes MSSGFPLPPGERPLTERIDALLTDAEHRDNPLRAPLAELYNAFSDHLHQLERITRISDRYQAAERDRGAGHAVNYRRQLRRLEKIVRISDQYQSMLRELNQRLEWLSHRDALTGLPNRRHALMRLREEHVRAQRGGRSFVIAIIDIDHFKDINDTWGHEFGDQALTAVAARLAASVREYDVCARWGGEEFLVMLPDTGPHTAGDNAQRLRACVGSDPFIISGRELRITVSLGVGSYHPGEDLTEFMKRVDDALYLAKHEGRDRIAFAA; translated from the coding sequence ATGAGTTCAGGATTTCCCCTGCCGCCCGGCGAGCGCCCGCTGACCGAACGCATCGATGCGCTGCTGACCGATGCCGAACACCGGGACAATCCGTTGCGCGCGCCGCTCGCCGAGCTCTACAACGCCTTTTCCGACCACCTCCACCAACTCGAGCGCATCACCCGCATCAGCGACCGCTACCAGGCCGCGGAGCGCGACCGCGGCGCCGGCCATGCCGTCAATTACCGGCGTCAGCTGCGCAGGCTCGAAAAGATCGTGCGCATCAGCGACCAATACCAGAGCATGCTGCGCGAACTCAACCAGCGCCTCGAATGGCTGTCCCATCGCGACGCCCTCACCGGACTGCCGAACCGGCGCCATGCGCTGATGCGGTTGCGCGAGGAGCATGTCCGCGCCCAGAGGGGCGGCCGCTCGTTCGTCATCGCGATCATCGATATCGACCACTTCAAGGACATCAACGACACCTGGGGGCACGAGTTCGGCGACCAGGCGCTGACGGCCGTCGCCGCACGGCTCGCGGCGTCGGTGCGCGAGTACGACGTGTGCGCGCGCTGGGGTGGGGAAGAGTTCCTCGTGATGCTGCCGGACACCGGCCCTCATACCGCAGGCGACAACGCCCAGCGGCTGCGCGCCTGCGTCGGCAGCGATCCGTTCATCATCAGTGGCCGGGAGCTGCGCATCACCGTCTCGCTCGGCGTGGGCAGCTACCACCCGGGCGAGGATCTGACGGAATTCATGAAACGGGTCGATGATGCACTGTACCTCGCCAAACACGAGGGGCGCGACCGCATCGCGTTCGCCGCATGA
- the metX gene encoding homoserine O-succinyltransferase MetX → MIQPQSVGAVVPQRAHFAEPLPLRSGDALPEYELVYETYGELNAARSNAVLVCHALSGSHHVAGHYADDPGNIGWWDNLVGPGKPLDTRKFFVIGVNNLGGCYGTTGPVAVNPASGKPWGADFPFVTVEDWVAAQARLADRLGIERFAAVLGGSLGGMQALSWALQYPDRIAHAVLVASAPRLTAQNIAFNEVARQAILTDPDFHGGHYYEHGVVPARGLKLARMLGHITYLSDDAMADKFGRTLRHGKAVYSYDVEFEIESYLRYQGDKFAGFFDANTYLLTTKALDYFDPAFEHGGILRAALARATADFLVVSFSTDWRFSPARSREIVYSLLHNRRNVSYAEIESDAGHDSFLLDDAHYHGLLAAYFDRIKV, encoded by the coding sequence ATGATCCAACCCCAATCCGTCGGCGCCGTCGTCCCGCAGCGGGCGCACTTCGCCGAGCCGCTGCCGCTGCGCAGCGGCGACGCCCTGCCCGAGTACGAACTCGTGTACGAGACCTACGGCGAGCTCAACGCCGCGCGCAGCAACGCCGTGCTGGTATGCCACGCGCTGTCCGGCTCGCACCATGTCGCCGGCCACTATGCGGACGACCCCGGCAACATCGGCTGGTGGGACAACCTCGTCGGGCCCGGCAAGCCGCTCGACACGCGCAAGTTCTTCGTCATCGGCGTCAATAACCTCGGCGGGTGCTACGGTACGACGGGCCCCGTCGCGGTCAATCCGGCGAGCGGCAAACCGTGGGGGGCGGACTTCCCGTTCGTCACCGTCGAGGACTGGGTCGCCGCCCAGGCGCGGCTCGCCGACCGGCTCGGCATCGAACGCTTCGCCGCGGTCCTCGGCGGCAGCCTCGGCGGCATGCAGGCGCTGTCGTGGGCGCTGCAATACCCGGACCGCATCGCGCATGCGGTGCTCGTCGCGTCGGCGCCGAGACTCACCGCGCAGAACATCGCCTTCAACGAAGTCGCGCGCCAGGCGATCCTGACCGACCCCGACTTCCACGGCGGCCATTACTACGAACACGGCGTGGTGCCGGCGCGCGGGCTGAAGCTCGCGCGCATGCTCGGCCACATCACCTACCTGTCGGACGACGCGATGGCCGACAAATTCGGCCGCACGCTGCGCCACGGCAAGGCGGTGTACAGCTATGACGTCGAGTTCGAGATCGAGTCCTACCTGCGCTACCAGGGCGACAAGTTCGCCGGCTTTTTCGACGCCAATACCTATCTGCTGACGACCAAGGCGCTCGACTACTTCGACCCCGCGTTCGAGCATGGCGGCATCCTGCGGGCGGCGCTGGCACGGGCGACGGCGGACTTCCTCGTCGTGTCGTTTTCGACCGACTGGCGCTTCTCGCCGGCGAGAAGTCGCGAGATCGTCTACAGCCTGCTGCACAACCGCCGCAACGTCAGCTACGCGGAGATCGAGAGCGACGCCGGGCACGACTCGTTCCTGCTCGACGACGCGCATTACCACGGGCTGCTTGCGGCCTATTTCGACCGCATCAAGGTTTGA
- the metW gene encoding methionine biosynthesis protein MetW: MAYRYDYEVITKWISPGERVLDLGCGDGSLLRHLAEVRQVQGYGVENDADKLLICLRNGVNVIQMDMEKGLAGLEDGFFDHVIMSLSLQAMHNTQGILAEMLRVGREAVVSFPNFGYWRHRQSILNGHMPVSESLPHQWFNTPNVRFFTIADFDALCAMNGIVVRERLAFDESRLIEEEPNFLASVAVYRLGRPD, translated from the coding sequence ATGGCCTACCGCTACGACTACGAAGTGATCACGAAGTGGATTTCGCCGGGCGAGCGGGTGCTCGATCTCGGCTGCGGCGACGGGAGCCTGCTCAGGCACCTCGCCGAAGTCCGCCAGGTGCAGGGGTACGGCGTCGAGAACGACGCGGACAAGCTGCTGATCTGCCTGCGCAACGGCGTCAATGTGATCCAGATGGACATGGAAAAAGGCCTCGCCGGCCTCGAGGACGGTTTCTTCGACCACGTCATCATGAGCCTGTCGCTGCAGGCAATGCACAACACCCAGGGAATCCTCGCCGAGATGCTGCGCGTCGGTCGCGAAGCGGTCGTCAGCTTTCCGAACTTCGGCTACTGGCGCCACCGCCAGAGCATCCTCAACGGCCACATGCCGGTATCGGAAAGCCTGCCGCACCAGTGGTTCAACACGCCGAACGTGCGCTTCTTCACGATCGCGGATTTCGACGCGCTGTGCGCGATGAACGGCATCGTGGTGCGCGAGCGCCTGGCTTTCGACGAGAGCAGGCTGATCGAAGAAGAGCCCAACTTCCTTGCCAGCGTCGCCGTATATCGGCTCGGCCGCCCCGACTGA